The Vigna radiata var. radiata cultivar VC1973A chromosome 6, Vradiata_ver6, whole genome shotgun sequence DNA segment AAGTTCAAGCCTGGTAGACTTTCATCACTTGTGGGTCACACATCAGTACTCAAGGTATTTTAAAGGTTTTCTGGTTTCAAATTTACAATGATGTAACTTCCAATATGCTGACTGGATCATGACATGTTTGCTAGGGTACCTGTTTTTGAGCAACGCGTTGATAATATAATGGGTATAGCGTATGCAATGGACCTGCTGGATTATGTTCAAAAGGTTGGGAGCTTTTACTCCCTATTGTATTGATTTACAAGTTCTTCACTTATTAATTATATCCCCTAGTCTCAATCTGCAGAATTATAATCTGTTTGATTTTGAAGGGGGAGTTGCTGGAAAGTACTACAGTTGGAGATATGGCTCACAAGCCTGCTTATTTTGTACCTGGTAATTCTTTCTCATCTTGAGTCTACCGGTCTTGCATATTCTTGCAATGTAAGCAGTCATATAAAGCATTATCTATTTTAACTTATGACTATATTTGGAATCATCAACACTCTCCTTATTAAATCCATTTTCATACTATTTTTACGTTTAGCAATTTGTTCATCTAAACTGCTGTTGTATTAAAACAAGTTTCTTATTTACTCTTTACTTTGTTATCTTTGCTGTGTTGATTGTGTTACTccatgtattttaaaatttaaacatactGTGTTATCTTTGTTTCATTAAGGTATCCTTTTTTTTCActgataataaattttcaatatctCTTATACCCTGTTATAAACTTATAGTACAAACACACCAATTGGAGTGCAGAAGGGGAATcttcaacaatttttatttctgttGTGCTAGTTTTTTGTgatgtaatattaatttctgTTGTGCTAAAATTAAACATCAGCTTACTACATCTTGACTACTAAATTTGATGATCACGATTCACAATTCTTCCctttatattgaaattgaattgtTAAACTGATTGAATTTTCTGGGATAGGAACACatctatatttatttgactTGGTGCAGAATGttgaaaaaagtattatttactGATTTTCAGATTCAATGTCTGTTTGGAATCTTCTTAGAGAGTTCAGAATCAGGAAGGTTCACATGGCGGTTGTTCTTAATGAGTATGGTGGAACTGTGGGGGTATGTGCACACCATACAGAATGCAACCAACTCAGATCTTTGTTTGACataaatatgaacataaatCTGTAAATTTATTCTTCACTATTAATACATAACTGCTAATTACAATTACTGACCCAAAAAGACTGATATTAAAGGTATCAATTAGATCATGTTATCCCAttcgttttatttatttcaaaaacttttccaATTATATACCAAcgtctttttgttttttaactttaaataaaagcTAATGGAACCGACATTAAGACTATTCCTATCACAATAACTTTGACaagaaactttataaataatcctgtagaattgttattttttgtgtgtCTATGTTGTACTGTACATGGTGTGTTgtacataatttaaattatttttttctcactaTACTGATCTCAAGTCATTGTAACAAAACCGAAAGTTGTTCTGGTTACAAGGCAATTCTGACTTACCAAAGGCCCTTATTTACTACTATTTTCATTAGGCAGTTGCCTTCATCTTTCTTGCTTATGGTAACAATTAAGTTTGAATGTCTAATGGCTGTGTTTCTTTGGTCCTTTGagttcattttttaaatgatgttaTGGTTCATCCTCCTACACGGCTGTCTCATCTAGAAATGACTAATTTACAACTAGGTGTAGACATAAATTGCTTTTGCTGATGGCTAAATCAAAAGAAAGGTTTATTTCTTCACAGTTTATCAGATTGTAATTACACTCTCCACTCTCCAAGTTTTCTGAAATCCATTCTATGTAATCTGCTTATAAGTTCTACTGTTTTCAGTTTATCAAGTCTGGTTTGTCTAATTGATATTGGCATCTAACAGATTGTAACACTCGAAGATGTTGTCGAGGAAATTGTTGGTGAAATCTTTGATGAAAATGACTCAAAGGTAAAATACTTTTGCTTATTCTttactttgtttcttttaaattaattttaaattactgaAAGTAAAGCATTATGTTTTGAATTCACCTATCTTTACGCTTATCAAcccaaaagaacaaaagaaagtCCTTTTTACTCTGTACGTTTGTTCAACAGGTTATATGGAATGCTTATTTGTCTTTACTgcataatatttatatcataaCTGTCAACAATTTATATGTTAACAATTGGTCTGTTTAATTGGCTAGAAGTGGTGTTTTCCTGAAAGTTCAGCTTGTGTTTTAGTCTGTCTGTTTTCATGATTTCAGATTGATATAATTCAAAGCTCATAAAAAGGTGTAAGTTTTATAAGTAACACAACATGAGCCGAATTTATAGTGTAAAGTAATGGAAACTCCAGCAGGAAAGAAAGTGGTCAAACTATTGAAATGGATCAGTATTTATTTGACGAGCTAATGTTATTTCATAATTAGGCAGTCTAGGTTCATAgagtttaaagtaaaataaaattgtttttagccATGTTCAATGTTCAATTACACACTCTTCTAAACATAATAATGCATGTAAGCCCAAGTCATTGTCTGCAACAACAGTAGGACCTTAATGCACTTTCAATTTAGCTATTTGttcctaattattttattgctgATGACTATAACCATTTACTCatactaatttttcatttaagcaACTACTTTCCTGGTGATTACTACAGGAGGAGATTCAGAAAAAAACTGGTTACATAGTAATGCGAGCTGAGGGTATTTTTGATGTGGATGCAAACACATCTATTGATCAGCTCTCAGAGGATTTGAACATCAAGATGCCGGAGGTCTAATACTTCTTTGATTACATGCAACTGTCATATTTGTCTTCTGTGACCCTACTTATCTGACTGGAGCTTGTGTAGTTTTCCTATTAGTATAGCATTAACTAAGTTGTTTATGAATTTAATCCTCAGAATCATTGTAGCATTGTAGACCTATTTTGCATCTCAAATAGGCACCCCACAGCATTGGATTTCAAGTAGGCACATTGTCAACGCATTTTTTTATGCCAGCTTGTTATTTTGACACAAGTCATGGACAAATTGGGAAAATGCGCGAATATGCTATATTTTGGGGAAATTTATGCTGCTAACTATAATAAACATTTGATGCATCCTTGGGTTTAGAGTTTTTGAGACAATGAAGAATTTCAAAACTGTTATTTTGGAATTAATTTTGCTTACTGTTCATATTGTTAAGTCTGATGAAGAATTTCAGCGCACTCGATACTTAGGTGACATGCAATTTCAGGGTCATCAATATGAGACAGTATCAGGCTTTGTGTGTGAGGCATTTGGATACATTCCAAGGACAGGTGAGTGCATCAAAGTAGTTCTTGAAAGGGAGGATGAAGATGATAACAATGAGTCCAGTGCTGACCAGCAGGATCAGAAGCAAAAGAATCAAACTTTCAAACTTGAGGTAATCAACCTTTTGCCGTCTAAAATTGTCACTTGTTGAATTTTTGCTTAGATCTGTCCAGAGTTGGAAATAATGGATGGTGAACACATGAGTAATACCAACAAGTATAACGATAGCATCACACAACTATAATATACTTGCATGTGTCTTTTAAATATGATTGCTCTACTATTACTCGAGCTACACTAAAGATGTCAATTTCATTTTCCTCAAAAAGCTTGTTCACAAGTTGTGCTTTGATTTCTGGTTTTTTAACATGTGGTTAGAGAATCGATGTACATTGTTAACTTGTCATGGGATTGGAATTATATTTTGCACAGCCATTGCAATCTTTTTATCTTGCGTGAGCCATTTTCACAAGGTttcaaattaacttttttttttggcgATCTGTATGAATTAATAAACTGAATCTGGAGCTTCTCCTTAGCCTACCCCAACCCCTTTTCTTTAGAATGGAAAATACGCAACTGCTTTGTCTTTGGTGCAGATACTAGCTGGAAATGCCAGAAAGGTGAGCGCAGTTCGGtttgaaagaataaataataatgatgagATGTTGGAGACTAAAGTCACTCGCATGGTCCCCAAAATCATGAAGAGAAAATGGAACAACGCTGAAAACTTGGAGGATGATACAGAATATGATGGAGATACATTTGCAAAGAAACCACATGATGACATTTCTAGTGAATATTTAGTTGATCAGGAAAGTTCTAGTACAAAATAAGCTTGTTTCGTTCTTCATCTcttttttcccctttctttaTACCTGGCATGCTTTTGTGCCATTTTTGCAACAATCTATAACATGGGAAAATTGAGAGGCGTGTACAAAATGAGGAGCAATGAGTTGAAACACAAAACCCTGCAAAGACAAATTACAGGCGTCTATGCTAACAAAAGTCTTTAAGGCTTTGGTGTAATAAAGATGTCAGTTTGATTAACCCCCACACACATCTTCTATATTTGGATGGCTATTTACTCTGTGGTGGCTTTTATGCTTTTCAAAGCTTCCTATGTTCAAAGCTTTTTACAGTTTTTGTATAACAAAGACATTTcttaaaatcaaatatgaagCTTACTTTAATATATGTGTATACACACAATCTTCAAAAGTAATAAAGGTGATATATATCTTGATTTGTATGTATCtggtatttaatttattttttggggTTACAGTATTGGTTTTAGATTAAATTCTAGTACAGAATATGGTGTGAAATcgatatattatttaattgagaataaactcaaaaatttaaattattccaACAAGTTTAATAACAATTTATGAATGAGATGGTTGTGTACTTTCTAAAGTacttatttaacaaaaaataattttgttgctcttttttacatgtttatctaatttgtttattttagaagtaaatattttttttattaattttaagaaacatactatatatttttaaataagtgatattttaaaagacttattttaagtttaatcaaaattttcCATAATATATAATGTACTACGAGAATTACACAAAATTTTGATATGAGAAACTATGGATTTCCATTATAAGATACACAATTTACAcatgaattaattgaaaataacttgtcaaattaaaaaattaaataaaagaaagagttgttaaattcaataaaaataataataactcgGTAGtttatgtttgaatattttactttaaaattaaattaaaatgaaactttATAAATCCCTTAACGTAGACAAATATACAAGTCTGTGTTTTGAAACTTAATTTGAAGGAGACAGTTTAATTCCCATGCTCAAGccataaaattcaatttcattcaTCATATACACGATTAGGCTTTTTGACAGAAAACAGTTTCATTAAATACTTGTTTAATAAACTCTGATCAAATGAGAATTTCCAAGTCTAATTGTTAAGTACActatactaattaaaataaaacttgttgatataaattaaaaattcaatattttaatattatacatatttttatacatgataaattcaaataaattctCCTAGACTTTTTCTTCCATTTGAAATCTTCTAAAAACAAAACTGTAATACTTCCAATGTATAATATCTGACTCTAATCTAAACAAACTACATCAAGAACATTAACAAAGGGGATACtctatacacacacacacaaacatatatatatatatatatatatatatatatatatatatatatatatatatttgtacatATAAAATAGGCATGCTCCTTTGcatataaaatttcaacaaatgAACCATGGTACAAATAATGATGGATACAATTTGGTTGGGAAATTTAGGAAAGTGTCAGCAAATAAAATCAGTTTCTGATTTCTATAACACATGAATATCAGAGATAAACTTATACATCAAACTATAACAAGATGGCAGTCGAAAATTCAGTTTCTAAAGTTTACAACAAAACTAATAGCATCATGAATATGGTGAAACATTGAACTCTCTTGAAAGTTGTTCATGTATCCTTAGCCACAGTAATTAGCTTGGCATACTTGTTCACCTTCTCCCTCAAGCATACTGTCACCCCTGCTGCATCTACTCCTTCTCCTTTAATCACCACTTTATCTTTGCCTTCCCTTTCAAAACTAACCGAACAAACACCTACACCATTCATTCACAAAACATTCAAATTTTCACTGTCATCAATCAGATTCTCTGGTATGCATTAATTAGTAGTCATCTTAAAACTGATAAACATTCTGCATACCATATGCTGTTGTGCATATCGACATAATCTTCTTCTTGCATTTACCACAGTGGAGTGGCACCTCAATTTCTATCTTTTGCTGCATAATTTATAGGTACAACACTTCATAAGTAACCTTCTATATATATCTACAActatatcttatatatataatcatggAAACAGAAAAAAGTTCTAGAACTTGCATGAAACTTTCTTGAGGAAGAGGAAAAATCAAAAACTGAAGGTAAATGAAGCAAATTGCTTACCCTCATCACAGTCATATTCTCCTCTCCTCAGATTATATTGAAACAGCTTAACTTCCTATTCCTCTTCTTGTTTGATTTAGCAAGattcttcttatttatatatatatataaaagaatgttTTCAACTTGCTATATACGCTGGTGCGATCCACCATTTATGGATTCAACGCGTTTGCCATATTGgatcataaaattaaaacaagtcAACCCTAAAAGTCAACTCTAAAACTTGCTCAACTGCTGAATTTATCATCTCTCACTCTTAGTAGTAATGTTATATACCTCATGAAATTCAACAACCTTTTTGTTTTCgggaaaatgttaaaaaaatatttaaatatgtattatataatatttaaaaaggaaaatgatattttaacaccaattttttgacatcattttgacattgcacacgtgtcaaaatgtggttggacgatttcaaattaaaaaaaaaactttggtttttttctttcaaatatgctcttgcttcagtttttttttttaatttgaaattgtccaaacacatcttgacacgtgtagagtatcaaaatgatataaaaaattggtgttaaaatatcattttccaagtaaatatttgtttttcagtGTAACAAGGTGCGTTATTGCTTACCTCATCACTTCACGAGTTGGTGATGTTATTATTACGTAATGTTTTTGTTCTCACAACCATGCATGATCATGCAGCTTCTAGatgcttcatttttttataaatagttcAAAAGTCAAAACCTTTACTCAGTCTTCCTAGTTTTATTCCTTAAGAATAGTGAACATTTGGATACTATGTACGCTAAACATGTAACTTAAGGATGTACTTAGAAGATTAACTAAACTATCCAAAGGaagattttattttccttattaatgttaatgaaaactgttttaaaaatgaatagaatgttaattatttttatagtttattattataaagtaaaaaatatcacttatgagattttatagttttaattagtttatatgtGCACctaatgaattaaattgaaaaaaaaaagcttggtAAGGTTATGTAATGAATGCCTACTAATCATGAAAAGACAATTGATTGAGGATAGAGGGAATGATTAGTTACAAGGTtatactaaattattaattaaatatatgaataagatCATTTAATTGAAGttgataataaaatagaacGTGTGGTGCTGCTGACTtttgaaactattttttcttaattgtgtTCACACTATAACACAAGATAATCTTAGTTTTGGTGTTCACACCAACACAAGATATATTGTTGAATGCTTCTTAATTTTCCTAAAGCCTTCAACTTTTCCTcctaagtttttaaatgaaaagaaaataaaattatttatttattttgtttccgAAATAATCTTGTTATATTTTGTTggtaattataattcaaaattctCTTTGAAGGTGCTTTCGTTTAATTGTAATTCTGGAGTGTATATCTTTTGCTAAGATTTTAGAGGATTCTTCAAAACTTTTCATAATGCGAGAAACtttgaatagttttttttttttttttatcaagaaattaaaattagtagCAAATTATCTCTTCTAACACACTTTTATTCATATCAATCCATTTATTTATTGGACAAAACGGcatattatagattttaattaCATCATCATTAAAACCCAGAAATAAACAAGTTATTTGAAATTAGGgacttaattgattatataatttttttaaacatgagTATTATAAGCTTGTACATGTgtaattcttttaacttttttttaatagttagatggaaaaccattttttttaaacagacagattaatttttcttaataattagatatatatttattccCGTTGTAAGATATACACAATATACATGTATGTCATAATTCGAATTAACTGTTTAATCtcataataacaaacaaaaactgTGATTTAGataatgtttaagaaaaaatgagagatgAAACTTAATACAAAATGTTCGTCAAATGTTCTTTTAAGAAGCAACAACCCAACATGTTATTTTGACCCTTTCAAAAGCAAGTTCTGGCAATATATATATGATTGCTCCTTACTGGTTGACTTTgtaacaaaacatatatatatcatggtttttttttctatttcttgtgtttttaaatttaaaagtgacATATtttaatggataatgatatttagaaaacatttttttgacaacatttggacattgattatgtgtcaatatgtgattggtcaaaaattactccacagtcaataataataatcataaacattattgtagagtaatttttgaccaatcacatattgacatgtaatcaatatccaaatgttgtcaaaaaaatgttgtctaaatatcattatcctattttaATTCCCTTTTAATGATGCTCCAGCATGAAActtcattcatttaatatagaCAGAATTAAAGGTTTGATTatgaaacataattaaattggGTTCAAATATACTTATATCAACTCCATGAAAGTTGtcatatattacaaaaaatttcacaattccttttaattattcaaataaattatcattagaaaagacataaaacaatatgattatatatatatatatatatatatatatatatatatatatatatatatatatatatgtatgtatgtatgtatttatggtgataaagtgaaaaattacactttaatttaaaaagagtGTGCATTGAAATAGATCAGACATTTACagaataattataatcaaattataacatGCTCCTTCCATTCTGCAACTCATGCTACAGCCACTCACATATGAATAGTATAAATAACACATTAAATTATACCAACATAAAGATACAAAATTCATATAGTAAATATTATAagttaacaattataaaaaaattgaaatataaaatcgTATTCAATAAATGATGATGATATTATGAATCTGTTCATCCATCATTGGCGACACTGACTAACATAGCATGTCTGCTCACTCTCTGCCTCAAACGTGCTGTGACTGCTGCTGCATCTACTCTTTCTCCTCTCATCACTATTGTGTCTCTTCCTTCAAAAGCAGCAGCATTaacacctatatatatatatatatatatatatatatatatatatatatatatatatatatatatatataaagttattaaGCTTTGTAGTATTTATGCatcacaaattaatatataatactaagtacaaataaaaaaattttatgatGACTGAAAGTGTTCTGTGAGATGCAAGAGTACCATCTGCAGTCATGCATATAGTCATAGTCTTCCTCCTGCATCTCTCACAGTGAAGTGGCACCCTAATCGTGATCACTTGCTGCACAGGGTAAAGTTAGCTACCTCAAATGAAACTCGTCTATGGAAAAAGAAGATTGATTATTACATGGAATGGTAGTGATCAATGAAGTTGAAGTTTTCTTGacgaaaaagaaagaaaaactgaaattcAAAAGAAGATAATTATTACTTACAGACATGACAGTTTAATTAAGTTGagattcttctttctttctatctttccaTGAAATTCCTCTTACATATGCATGCTACATATATATAGAAAGAATGCATGTGTTCAATACCTTGGAGTGTGTGATTCACCACCTTTTTTGGATCTGTCTATCACGTGATGAAATTTAAGTAAGTTATATGGAGATGCATTTTTACATCACcactttcaaattatatttaacaaactaatttttaaattttattcaatatcaTGTTAATTGATGGAAGTTATTTTGGGAATACtacaaaaatttcatatttgttttcaattaataaaaattatgtttaattggCTTTTTAGTCCCAAGTTGGGACTAAATTTCAGTTTcatacccgcttttaaaaatgatgttatttGGTTTCCaggttattaattttgaatggaATCGGTCCCTTCCCTTAAGTAGGTAGGAACGACGATAACTGAGGCTTACGTGGTTgcacttttcttctctctcatatGCTCTTCCTAACACTTTTTATTTCTCTCtgttttctatttctctctcctctgcACTTATGCTCTTTCTGCCATCTACCTTTTTTTCTATCATCCACCATTAACTTGAGATGTATTCAACTTGAGATGTATTTAACTGAAAACTTGAGATGTATTTAACATTGTGAAAATTAACCTAAGTGGTGGATGCAACGGTGAACTGGTTCACCACAAAACTTGCATTGTAACATGAAACAACTCCATTTCCAAAGCTTTTGATGTAACTCTTTATGAACTTGTAACCCATGGAACCATCCATTGTAATGACAGGTCCTGAACTCGGTGTTCACACGCCACTGTTCGCAGCAAGAGTCACAAGTTTCCATGCATATCCATGATAAAGGCAACCCAATTAACAACTTCTTAGATGAAAACCCCCGCCTCCTCCACTCTCTTTGATGCCAGAATTAGTGTTATCCCAATCAGATGAACCATACAAAGCCGCATGAAAAGCCGTGGAATTTGCCACCTTAGGGAGATAGTAATCATAAGCCACAAAGTGCACCCAATCCAAATTCTCCCGCATTGAATCGAAGGGGTAACTCAAGGAGTCTAAAGCCTTAAGGTAGTAACCTGCCATCATTAACAACAGCTCTGGCCTGATAGAGTTTCTTGCCTCGGAAGTTATTGCAGCACGCTACTCCTTCAAAAGGGTTCCAAAATTGGCAACCTCAGAACTTGGCCCCGCCCCATTAAGGTCTATGCCATGAAAGCCATAGAACCTGGCTGTTCTGATGGAAGAATCAATGAAAAGCTTCCTGTAAGAAGATCTATTTAGCATTGAGGTGAACACCAAAGAGTCCTCCCTGTTggataaactttaaattaaggGGTCTAAAAGTATCTAAGTATGattaaaacaaccaaaaattgTTTGTCAGCATTAAGATAATATCTAccgaaagaaagaaaataattggtGGAAGAAAAGACAAAGGCACCGAAAGCTTTTGGCTTGTGATTATTAAATcatcaaaattacaaatatcTACCGAAAGCAAAATAATCATTTGTTTGATAATTGCACCCGAAATGATTAGAGATAAATCATCTACCGACCTTCGTTGGATGTGTGTGGTATTCTTCATCTATAAAAAGGAAAGGAATATGCAAGGGATGGTACGGTGCAGAGAAGAAAACTAAGTGAGAGTGTGTGGAAGAAAGAGTAACAAAGGAATATGCATTTTTCTCTCATTGTCAGATGATGTGATTGTAATCTTACAGGAGAGATGATAATAAGGAGACTTTTCAAATCCAAATTTAAACAACTTGGAAAAGTAATTAAGATTACAGtggatatatatttatttagtgtAAAGATGATTTCCTAAAAATAGTAGAAATCCTACTGTGATGAGTACACAAAGTGACGTTTACGAGAAAAACAGAAATAATCTCCAGGATATTGTTGATACGTTGGTTGGTTTTTCAGTGGAAAAATGGATGGAAGGAACAGAAGTTACTGGTGGAAGATAGAAAAAAGCTGGATGACAGGTAGAGCAGAAGTgca contains these protein-coding regions:
- the LOC106764561 gene encoding heavy metal-associated isoprenylated plant protein 47, which codes for MTVMRQKIEIEVPLHCGKCKKKIMSICTTAYGVCSVSFEREGKDKVVIKGEGVDAAGVTVCLREKVNKYAKLITVAKDT